GAAACTTCAAAGACTTCATCAGGCTATGGTAGTAATAAAAAACTTTATGGAAGGTAAGATATGAAAATTGCCCTGACAGGATTTTTCAACTCAGGCAAAACCACGATTTTCAATGCAATAACCTGCCAGAAAATTGAAATTTCCTCATATCCAACTCAAGCAGATAAAGTTCACAGAGGAATTCTTCAGGTAGATGATTCAAGATTAAAAAAGATAAGTGAGATTGTTAAACCTAAAAAAACAACCTTTGCCCAGGTTGAATGCCTTGATATAGCAGGATTTATTAAAGACAATCCCTCACATAATGCTAAAGTTATAAGAGAAATAATGGATGTTGATGCTTTAATATACATTTTACGTGGGTTTGAAGATCTTTCAGTACCTTACCAATTTAATACAATTGATCCTGTAAGGGATTTGAATGAACTTGAATATGAATTTATAATGATTGATTTAGATCTTGTGACTAAGAGAATTGAGAGAATGGCTGAACAAAAAAAGAAGGGACAGAAGATAAATGAAGGTGAAATGGAAGTTCTTACAGTTTTAAGAACTCATCTTGAAAATGGAGAACCTTTACGGAAGCTTAAACTTACTGAAAAAAACATGAAGCAAATAAGGCATTTGAATTTTTTAACTCTTAAACCAGTTTTTGCAGTTATAAATGCAGATGAAAAGTCTTTTAACGAAGGGAGATTCAAGGATACAGGCATTTTAACAATATGCGGTTCTCTGGAAAGCGAAATTATACAACTTCCACCGGATGAAATCTCAAGTTTTCTCATTGCTCTCGGAATAGATGAACCTGTTAGTAAAAAGATTATAAGAAAAGCCTATGAAATTCTCGATTACATATCCTTTTTTACAGCAGGACCACAGGAA
The nucleotide sequence above comes from Thermodesulfovibrio aggregans. Encoded proteins:
- the ychF gene encoding redox-regulated ATPase YchF — its product is MKIALTGFFNSGKTTIFNAITCQKIEISSYPTQADKVHRGILQVDDSRLKKISEIVKPKKTTFAQVECLDIAGFIKDNPSHNAKVIREIMDVDALIYILRGFEDLSVPYQFNTIDPVRDLNELEYEFIMIDLDLVTKRIERMAEQKKKGQKINEGEMEVLTVLRTHLENGEPLRKLKLTEKNMKQIRHLNFLTLKPVFAVINADEKSFNEGRFKDTGILTICGSLESEIIQLPPDEISSFLIALGIDEPVSKKIIRKAYEILDYISFFTAGPQEVRAWSIKKGTVAVDAAGKIHSDIQRGFIRAEVISYDDFLSLEGDLNLAKQKGLLRLEGKEYEVKDGDIITFRFKV